From the Argentina anserina chromosome 3, drPotAnse1.1, whole genome shotgun sequence genome, the window GCTCCAAAACAAAGAAGGGTATTGTTCAGTGGAGAATTGCCTAAAGTTGGCAAGGTAACCTTTTATTCATCCCAACGAGCGAAATGTTATAAATTGACCGACCATATTTGTCATAGATCCCAGCCTTGACATATTCTCGTCGTCTATTTTTGTATACTTTCACTACATCTTTGGCTACTGGATGCTTCTGAACCATTTCCCAACTCATGGGAAAATAATGCTTGAGATATATCTATGAAAGCAGAACAAAAAAATGTAGAAGTTGACCATGTAAATGggattttttttcacaaattttattttattaaatatatgTTATTTATTAACAAGTGTTCCAGCACGTTTATTGTGAGATTTATTGGGCCAACTTTAAAATTGATAAACACAAGAACATTTTCATGCAAATAAGAAATCAAGCATTCAAAAATCTAATTTTCGAAAAGAACCAATAACAAGAAGTTAGAGAAATACTAACCAGTGAAGAAGCAGTACCAACGACAAAGAGCTTGCTCCCATTTCTCTGCACAAACAAATGAGGATGATGAAATATATGTGATGCCATACTTACttcaaacttcaaataaaatcCTTCTTACCACTACAGCACCAATCCTCTGAAGTAAGGAGTATGATGTTCCAGAGAGAGCGATCTGCAGAGAAAACTTCGGAAACCTATAAGTAATATTTTCTATATTTGTCTCCAATGCTTACGAACTTTAGGGGTTCATAGAAAATGACCTGGAATGCATTATCAGGGCAGCCATGGAAAAACTTGGTGATTGCCCCAGCGCTCAGTCCAAGCGGTGGTCGTAGAGAAACAGTTGGGGCAGGAAGATATACAAGCATGAAATCTGCAATTATGGCCATTACCTAAGAGAAAGATATAGCAAACATGAATGACAGGAAGTAAAcagatataaaacacaatggAGAAACAAGACATGAAAACTCAAGAATTTCCCATATGAATCACGACTAATGACTATCAGAcatctccttttttttctttttctttttgtcatTTTAACCCAAGTGATCTCCATTTAATCTCTTAAAttcaacattaaaaaaaaattaagttcCGTAGCTGAAATTTTACGAGCAATAGCTCTTTGCAAGCTAAcgcaaaagaaaaaatcaaaatttatcTACGAACGCTAATGAAGTTGCTGTGATCTGTATAATGCAAAATGTATTTTGACAACTATGAGCAATGTGGCTAAACTAATGTGACCAATTCAGAGCAATACGAATACAATTGAGACAGGGCATCCATACCACATCAGCAAATACAACTTCAAGctcattaaaaaaattgtctttCCGTTTCTGGTACTCGGCAGCAGTCtacaaaaccaaacacaatCCAAACCAGATTAGaattttagaaataagaaTTGAAATTCGGAAATTACATAGAGAAAGCcagaagaaaaaagaggaCCTTGGTGAAAAGACCAACGCCGCACTCCATGAAGACCTTAAACAAGAAAAGATCATCAGCCAGCAACCGCTCCCTAAACCCAGCGAACTGCAACAGCCACGCGAACAAGCCGCTCTTCTCCAGCTCAATATATTTGTCCACCACCGCGCCGGGGATCCTCCCGTCCTCTATCGCCGCAGCCAGGTCCCCCGGCAAGCTCTCCAGTCCCCGCCCGGACTCCTTCAGCACCATCAGCGCCTCCACCCTGTTTTTCCCGCCCGCATTGTCCTCCCCTCCGCCGCCTCCGCCTCCGGAGGATCCCCCGCCGCCGATGAATGGGGGGTCTCCACCGCCGCCGGCGGAGAACAGCACGCGGCGGAACTGGCGGCAGCGgcgggagagagagggagcgGAGACGCCGAGGCGGAGGTGGACGACGGGGGAGGCTGAGAGCGTGGGAACCGAACGGTGCGGATTGAGTatggcggcggcggaggaagaGGTGGAGGGAGAGAAGCAGAAGGAGATTGCcattgcttcttcttctgaataataagaaagaagaaaggagAATGATGGGGGAGAAGGAATGAAGCAGCAAAGAGGGTTTTATGAGGCAAcgagtctctctctctctctctctctctctgttcttGGTCTTCTCTGTTTCTCAGTCTGTTAGTTTTGTACGGTTTCTCCCTTGATGGGCGTGAGTTTCAGAGGCGCAGAGAAGAcggagagagacagagagaagcCCGGCCAGAGTTTTATTAGGTTTCTTGTCTCTACACACTCGCGCGTGAAATACACGCTCCAACGTTTATAATTTGAGGCATGGAATCTCCGAAATGGTGCCTTTTCGCAGTGGTGTGGGGCTCCTTTTTCTTCCGGGTGTTTTAAACCAAGAGCGGCACGCGCTTCGTTAGCGTGGGGCAGGGTTTTTTTGGGCAGCACCTACCGCAATACTCGCACtccggcgcgtggggtgcgcGCTCCGAATCTCCGGGGAAACTGCTCTTTTCTTTTGACTTTGGTAAAAGCTCGAGGAAAAGGGTTTGAATAAGGTCGTTCTGATAGTTCGGACTAAAGTGGCGCGTGGGGGGACGCGCGGTAGGTGGGTGGTGAGAGGGAG encodes:
- the LOC126788623 gene encoding protein RETICULATA-RELATED 4, chloroplastic, which gives rise to MAISFCFSPSTSSSAAAILNPHRSVPTLSASPVVHLRLGVSAPSLSRRCRQFRRVLFSAGGGGDPPFIGGGGSSGGGGGGGEDNAGGKNRVEALMVLKESGRGLESLPGDLAAAIEDGRIPGAVVDKYIELEKSGLFAWLLQFAGFRERLLADDLFLFKVFMECGVGLFTKTAAEYQKRKDNFFNELEVVFADVVMAIIADFMLVYLPAPTVSLRPPLGLSAGAITKFFHGCPDNAFQIALSGTSYSLLQRIGAVVRNGSKLFVVGTASSLIGTSVTNALINAKKAVGSSSECEAENVPIVSTSLAYGVYMAVSSNLRYQVLAGVIEQRMLEPLLHQHKLMLSAICFAVRTGNTFLGSLLWVDYARLIGIQKAH